Proteins found in one Crassostrea angulata isolate pt1a10 chromosome 3, ASM2561291v2, whole genome shotgun sequence genomic segment:
- the LOC128178685 gene encoding dnaJ homolog subfamily C member 17-like has product MSVPTGSVDILKLDLYRILGVQEDATEKEIVKSYRKQALKCHPDKNPDDPKAAELFHQLAKALEILTDAAARAAYDKAQKAKKAAEARHKELDSKRKKFKEDLESREKAADIRTEADLSLKKNFQAEIERLRKEGSKLLEQEQERLKEEIKEGQTRLQQQEETENSSSVSETPKLKVKWKCKKNDDTNGGYSSEILTDLFNKYGNILNLIMSKKKGGSAILEFSSWTDAKNAKELEKGLIDNPLSLSWIQPPPERPQMTSNIHFNSGSQHSEDSFTKTEWPSQMSSATSSARDFESLVLHKLRQAEERKRLIEQMQKEDGEG; this is encoded by the exons ATGTCAGTACCTACAGGATCTGTTGATATTCTTAAATTAGATCTCTATAGAATTCTTGGTGTCCAAGAAGATGCTACAGAAAAAGAG ATAGTGAAATCATATAGAAAACAGGCCTTAAAATGCCATCCAGACAAAAACCCAGATGATCCTAAAGCAG CTGAACTGTTCCACCAGTTGGCAAAAGCTCTAGAGATTCTGACAGATGCAGCTGCTAGG GCAGCTTACGATAAAGCACAGAAAGCCAAAAAAGCAGCAGAGGCTCGCCACAAGGAATTAGACAGCAAGCGCAAAAAGTTCAAAGAAG ATCTTGAGAGCAGAGAGAAAGCAGCGGATATTCGAACTGAAGCTGATCTGTCGCTAAAGAAGAACTTTCAAGCTGAG ATAGAACGATTACGAAAGGAAGGATCCAAACTGTTAGAGCAGGAGCAAGAAAGATTGAAAGAAGAGATAAAGGAAGGACAGACAAGGCTACAACAGCAAGAGGAAACAGAGAACAGCAGCAGTGTGTCTGAAACTCCGAAACTGAAA GTAAAATGGAAGTGTAAAAAGAATGATGACACCAATGGTGGATACAGTTCTGAAATTCTGACAGATCTCTTCAATAAG TATGGGAATATCCTCAATCTAATTATGTCCAAGAAGAAAGGGGGAAGTGCCATTCTGGAATTTTCCTCATGGACAGATGCA AAAAATGCAAAAGAACTTGAAAAAGGACTGATTGATAACCCTTTGTCGTTGTCATGGATACAGCCTCCGCCAGAGAGACCACAAATGACCTCAAACATCCACTTCAACTCAGGGTCACAACACAGTGAAGACAGTTTTACAAAG aCAGAATGGCCATCACAAATGTCTAGTGCAACCTCCAGTGCCAGGGATTTTGAGAGTTTAGTGTTACATAAACTCAGACAGGCTGAAGAGAGGAAGAGGTTGATTGAACAGATGCAGAAGGAGGATGGAGAGGGATGA
- the LOC128178684 gene encoding uncharacterized protein LOC128178684 encodes MLYEFHVNKMKSLRRITRCLYEGSVFNTERAASSRRWRHTSRFSITVPCTNVADLIMKDFGKFSNKVALIDGVSGKSLTYGELEYEVVKYAEYFRQLRINKGDVVCICGSNVPQFAHVFLAATGIGAAVTIANGQLTPRELTDQLNVSRAKFVFATEDTLNKCREAVKTSNHGEGVFEIGKMPSLLSNGIHDDKSHFLHNGVRDDDVALMPFSSGTTGLPKGVELTHSNLTAQLSQIRHHTVIPLDSGDDRVITMLPMVHIAGLVIGLLNPLAQGATVVILPKFVPEQFLRAVQKYRGTFSLLAPPVVNFLANDPMVDKFDLLSLRDPYSGAATLGRELTEKMVQRLNLDGIRQGYGMSETSPVVMTDPPNNKQYGSIGHPIPATTVKLVEPTSSNDISTPGKEGEIWVKGPQVMKGYIGQPESTADVITKDGWFKTGDVGYYNTEGSYFVVDRIKDIIKYKGYQIAPAYLESILMSHPGVREAAVVGEPVGVNGEIPKAFVIPSSPVSEETLVNFVNEQVAPYRRLRGGVVFTDHIPKSPSGKILRRFIRSQQA; translated from the exons ATGCTCTATGAATTCCATGTCAATAAAATGAAGTCTTTGAGAAGAATAACAAGGTGTCTTTACGAAGGAAGCGTGTTCAATACTGAACGAGCAGCCTCTTCCAGAAGATGGCGACACACATCCCGGTTTTCAATAACAGTTCCTTGTACAAATGTGGCGGATCTAATCATGAAAGACTTTGGAAAATTCTCTAACAAAGTAGCGCTA ATTGATGGTGTATCAGGAAAGTCTCTAACCTATGGTGAGTTAGAATATGAAGTTGTTAAATATGCCGAATACTTCCGACAATTACGGATAAATAAAGGAGATGTTGTGTGTATCTGCGGATCCAACGTACCGCAATTTGCTCACGTATTTCTAGCGGCAACTGGAATCGGCGCCGCGGTTACCATAGCAAATGGACAGCTAACACCAC GAGAGCTGACAGATCAACTAAACGTTTCAAGAGCAAAATTTGTATTTGCAACGGAGGATACACTTAACAAGTGTCGCGAAGCGGTGAAAACGTCGAACCACGGCGAG GGTGTATTCGAAATTGGCAAAATGCCTTCCCTTCTGTCCAATGGCATTCATGACGATAAGTCCCATTTTCTCCATAATGGCGTCAGAGATGACGATGTTGCATTGATGCCATTTTCCAGTGGGACAACAGGGCTACCTAAAGGTGTCGAACTGACTCACAGCAATCTAACGGCACAACTAAGTCAAATCAG ACACCATACAGTTATCCCTCTCGATTCCGGAGATGACCGAGTTATCACGATGTTGCCCATGGTACACATAGCTGGCCTGGTGATCGGTTTACTGAATCCGCTGGCACAGGGTGCTACTGTTGTTATACTGCCCAAGTTTGTACCAGAGCAATTTCTCCGTGCTGTTCAAAAGTACCGG GGTACATTTTCCCTCCTTGCTCCACCTGTGGTCAATTTCCTCGCTAATGACCCGATGGTGGATAAGTTTGACTTGTTGAGTCTTCGTGACCCCTACAGTGGTGCCGCGACCCTAGGTAGAGAGCTCACTGAGAAAATGGTTCAAAGACTAAACCTGGATGGAATCAGGCAAG GTTACGGAATGTCAGAAACAAGTCCTGTTGTAATGACCGATCCACCAAACAATAAGCAGTACGGCTCCATAGGACACCCCATCCCCGCTACAACGGTCAAG CTTGTAGAGCCAACCTCTAGTAATGATATTAGTACACCTGGGAAAGAAGGCGAAATCTGGGTCAAAGGACCTCAGGTCATGAAAGGTTACATAGGTCAACCTGAATCTACTGCAGATGTTATCACAAAGGATGGTTGGTTTAAAACTG GTGATGTCGGCTACTATAATACGGAGGGAAGTTACTTTGTTGTTGACAGAATTAAAGACATCATCAAATACAAAGGATACCAG ATTGCCCCAGCCTACTTGGAGAGCATCTTGATGTCCCACCCAGGCGTCAGGGAGGCGGCTGTGGTTGGGGAACCAGTTGGGGTCAATGGGGAAATCCCCAAGGCATTTGTCATCCCATCCTCTCCAGTGTCAGAGGAAACTCTAGTCAACTTTGTAAATG AACAAGTGGCCCCATACAGAAGACTGAGAGGAGGGGTGGTGTTCACTGACCACATACCAAAGTCTCCTAGCGGAAAAATTCTCAGACGCTTCATACGATCTCAACAAGCATAG